Part of the Jatrophihabitans sp. GAS493 genome, GCCTCCGTGGTGCTGCTGGCCGGGGCCGTCTGGCTCGGTCAGCGGCTGAAGGCCCGCTTCGGTAACTGGAACGCCAGCCTGCTGGCCGGCGCCGCGTTCGTGGTGCTGATCGGGACGCTGATGCTGCTGCTGCCGGAGTTCGGCGAGCTCTCGGCCAACCTGCAGGCCTATGGTCGGCATGCCACCGAGACGCCGCTGCCGCTGCTCGACCCGAAGGGGAACATCGTCTTCCCGGGCTTCCCGGCCGACGACCTCTTCCAGTTCCGCCTCTATTCGGTGGCCGCGCAGGTGATTCTCTGGGGCTCGCTCGGGCTCGTCTTCGCACCGTTGGCCGATCGCCTGCTGTCGCCGGGTGCGGAGCAGAAAGCGGCGAACGCCCCGATTCCGGCCGTGGTCTAGCTGCCGCAGCTCGACGCACTGGATCAGCTCGGCGGGTACTTCGCCGTCGAGACGCATCCGGTGGACGTCGAGCCCGCACCGCCCTGGCTCACGCTCGAGACGTTGATCGGGTCGCCGGAGATCCTCTCGCAGCGGATCTCCGGCGTCCGCTCAGCATTGGGGGCGGCGGCCGGACGCTCCGCCGATGAGATCGACCACCGGGTCGCGGCCTCGGTGGCCCAGCTCGGGCTGGTGGCCCGCCTCATCTCCCCGGTGCTAGGTGCAGCCGTGCTCTCGTCGGTGCCGCTGCGCGTCGAGGCGGCCACCGCCTGGTGGCAGCCGGTGCTGGGTGGGCCCTATCCGCTATCGCTGCCCGAGTCGGCCGCGGTCACTGCGGCCGACGAGCCGGCCGTCCGCGCAGTGCTGCTGGAGCTCCTGGACGGTCCCATTCGCGGGATCGTCGAGGTGGTGGCGGCCCGGTCGGTCTCGCCGCTGGTGCTCTGGGGAAACGTCGCGTCGGCGATCAACGGCTCGGCGTCGATGCTGGTCACGCTGCGCCCGGAGGCGGCGGAGAGCGTCCGCCGAATGGCCGGGTGGATGCTGGGGTATCCACGTCTGCGCGGTGGTTTCACCGGTGTGCCGGCGGCCGAGCGGGGCGCGGGCGTCCAGTTTCAACGGCGCAGCTGCTGCCTCATCTACCGGATCTCCGAACCGCCCAGCAATGCCTACTGCGGCGACTGCATCCACCTGCTGCCGCTGTCGAGCGTCTTGCCCTGAACCCTGGTTCCTGGTTGTGATCCGGACTGGAACGCTCAAACGGAACGGCGAAGATCCTGCGTATCGGGTAGCCCGCTACGCATACCGCAGGATGTTCGGCGGCTGGACGGGCGATTGGACCGGCGGGGTCAGTGCAGGTGGCTCTGCCAGTCGGCCGGTACCCGTTCCCGAGGGCCGGGCGTGGACTGCGTCGCCGGATGGTGCTGCGGATCGGCCAGCGTCGGGCCGTCGTAGAACTCGTTACGGCTGAAGCTCCAGAACCAGTTCTCGCCCGGCTCGTAGCTGGTGATGAAGTCGTGCTGCGTCGCCAGCGCGTGCTTCGTCGCGTGCTGGGAGGGTGAGGTGTCGCAGCAGCCGATGTGCCCGCACTGGGCACAGCGGCGCAGATGCAGCCACCAGCCGTCGGTGGTGTTGCACTCCATACAGCCGTCGCCACTTGGGGCCACCGCTGGGTCGATGCCCTCGATCTCTGCCATGCTGACCTCTATCCGATCGGGTCGGTCGCGAGAGCACGCTGCTCCGCGTGTTCGTCGGGTGGGTGGATCGGCAGCGTCACGGTGAACCACGTCTGCCCGGGCTTGGAGTCGACCCGAAGGTCGCCGTGATGCTTGTTGACGACTATCCGGTAGGAGATGTCAAGGCCCAGGCCGGTTCCCTCGCCGACGGCCTTGGTGGTGAAGAACGGTTCGAAGATCCGCTCGATGATCTCCGGGGAGATCCCGCCGCCGGTATCGCCGATCGCCACCTGCACCGAGTCCTCCACCTGGGAGGTGCGGATGGTCAGTGTCCCCGAACCGGCCATCGCCGCCACCGCATTGTCGATGAGGTTGGTCCAGACCTGATTCAGTTCGGCTGCGTAGGCCGGCACCGTCGGCACCGAACGGTCGTAGTCCTTGACCACGGTGATCCCGGCGCCGAGCTTGCCCGACAGCATGACGAGCGTACTGTCCAGCAATTCATGGACGTTCGCGTTCTGGAAGGGTGCCCGGTCCAGCTGCGAGTACTGCTTGGCCGACTTCACCAAAGCCGAGATCCGCTCGGTCGAGTCCTCGATCTCGTTCATCAGCAGTTCGGTCTCGATGGTGTAGTCCAGCCACTTCACCGCGCTGGGCAGGCTCGCCTCGCCGACGGTGGCCAGCACCTTGTCCAGCCAGATGCTGTCCAGGCCCGCCTGGACCAGGTTCGGAGCGAGTTCGTAGCCCTGGCTGATCCCGTGATCGGCGAACC contains:
- a CDS encoding (2Fe-2S)-binding protein — protein: MDVEPAPPWLTLETLIGSPEILSQRISGVRSALGAAAGRSADEIDHRVAASVAQLGLVARLISPVLGAAVLSSVPLRVEAATAWWQPVLGGPYPLSLPESAAVTAADEPAVRAVLLELLDGPIRGIVEVVAARSVSPLVLWGNVASAINGSASMLVTLRPEAAESVRRMAGWMLGYPRLRGGFTGVPAAERGAGVQFQRRSCCLIYRISEPPSNAYCGDCIHLLPLSSVLP
- a CDS encoding UBP-type zinc finger domain-containing protein, which produces MAEIEGIDPAVAPSGDGCMECNTTDGWWLHLRRCAQCGHIGCCDTSPSQHATKHALATQHDFITSYEPGENWFWSFSRNEFYDGPTLADPQHHPATQSTPGPRERVPADWQSHLH
- a CDS encoding ATP-binding protein codes for the protein MIAPTCSIDLLRSLFLFEKLSDDRLDWLCREGRIEVFEPGYVYREGEPPREFYILLEGTAVLSRRVGSDDVDTTRTSQRGVYAGAWQAYLGDRAPQAYNNSLRVTTEAAFFVLDSEVLTEMMSEWFPMALHLLEGLFFGMRASYETAGQRERLVALGSLAAGLTHELNNPASAAVRATGALRDRVAGMRKKLTFIASGRYDPEHLAALVELQEVAAEQVAVAERLGALEASDREDEIADWFADHGISQGYELAPNLVQAGLDSIWLDKVLATVGEASLPSAVKWLDYTIETELLMNEIEDSTERISALVKSAKQYSQLDRAPFQNANVHELLDSTLVMLSGKLGAGITVVKDYDRSVPTVPAYAAELNQVWTNLIDNAVAAMAGSGTLTIRTSQVEDSVQVAIGDTGGGISPEIIERIFEPFFTTKAVGEGTGLGLDISYRIVVNKHHGDLRVDSKPGQTWFTVTLPIHPPDEHAEQRALATDPIG